A genomic segment from Kiritimatiellia bacterium encodes:
- a CDS encoding AGE family epimerase/isomerase has product MKCCDWRCVAGSLVAAALVGGADDIEWLRARAERLDRDLRERILPYWAARGRNIEQIEQEGFVLDDPPRGGPPERMLVTQSRMVWTFSRVHRLGYSDARRDYGAIAAAGYRYLMRRFWDAEHGGAYWAVAADGQPTNPRKMMYGQAFGIYALVEHARAGGGREPLERALAWFRLLRERAYDRRHGGWVEHFERDWRPLPLRDPAGVPEVAGLKSANTHLHLMEAFTELYAETREADVRDALEEVLRINREVFYPRDPARACFHRQPDWSPVDDARSAGLSYGHNVEFGWLMLEAERALGRPLSLEHFRAHLDHALRCGWDAERGGLYHRGEGEQPATDRRKVWWVQAEMLAALTEAWALDRDPRWAAAMRRLWEFADQWMTDPETGVWWDSVEADGRPARAARAHGWKANYHDVRAFLKFIEVMRSASAQSGGACTRTAEA; this is encoded by the coding sequence ATGAAGTGTTGTGATTGGCGGTGTGTGGCCGGCTCTCTCGTGGCGGCGGCGCTCGTGGGCGGTGCGGATGACATCGAGTGGCTGAGGGCACGGGCGGAGCGTCTCGATCGCGATCTGCGCGAACGTATTCTGCCGTACTGGGCGGCGCGGGGCCGAAACATCGAACAGATCGAGCAGGAAGGGTTTGTGTTGGATGACCCGCCCCGGGGCGGCCCGCCGGAGCGGATGCTCGTGACGCAGAGCCGGATGGTGTGGACCTTTTCGCGGGTGCACCGGCTTGGCTACAGCGACGCGCGCCGCGACTATGGCGCGATCGCGGCCGCCGGCTACCGCTACCTGATGCGGCGGTTCTGGGACGCCGAGCACGGCGGCGCGTATTGGGCGGTGGCCGCCGACGGACAGCCGACCAATCCGAGAAAAATGATGTACGGCCAGGCGTTCGGCATCTATGCGCTGGTGGAACACGCGCGCGCGGGCGGAGGGCGCGAGCCGCTGGAGCGGGCGCTTGCCTGGTTCCGGCTGTTGCGCGAGCGAGCGTACGATCGCCGGCACGGCGGTTGGGTGGAACACTTTGAGCGCGACTGGCGGCCGCTGCCGCTGCGCGATCCCGCCGGGGTGCCGGAAGTGGCCGGACTGAAGAGCGCGAACACCCACCTGCACCTGATGGAGGCCTTCACCGAGTTGTACGCGGAAACGCGTGAGGCGGACGTGCGCGACGCGTTGGAGGAAGTGCTGCGGATCAATCGCGAAGTGTTCTACCCGCGCGATCCCGCCCGGGCCTGCTTCCACCGTCAGCCGGACTGGTCCCCCGTGGACGATGCGCGCAGTGCGGGTCTCTCCTACGGTCACAACGTCGAGTTCGGCTGGTTGATGCTCGAGGCGGAACGGGCGCTGGGCCGTCCGCTGTCGTTGGAGCACTTTCGGGCACATCTGGACCACGCGCTGCGGTGCGGCTGGGATGCGGAGCGCGGGGGGCTTTACCATCGCGGCGAGGGCGAACAGCCCGCCACGGACCGACGGAAGGTCTGGTGGGTACAGGCGGAGATGCTGGCGGCGCTTACGGAAGCCTGGGCGCTGGACCGTGATCCGCGCTGGGCGGCGGCGATGCGCCGGCTGTGGGAGTTTGCGGACCAATGGATGACCGATCCCGAGACGGGAGTATGGTGGGATTCGGTGGAGGCGGATGGCCGGCCCGCGCGTGCCGCGCGCGCCCACGGCTGGAAGGCAAACTACCACGATGTGCGGGCGTTTCTAAAGTTCATCGAGGTGATGAGGTCCGCGTCGGCGCAGTCCGGCGGCGCTTGCACACGGACCGCGGAGGCATAG
- the dnaG gene encoding DNA primase, whose amino-acid sequence MATISRQTIELIRSRCDIVDVVSSYLPLHRAGSSFRALCPFHKEKTPSFHVNPARQIYHCFGCGAGGDVIRFVMEYERLDFVAAVRMLAGRAGVPIELDERERVAVSQRARLLALHEAATAFFQAALAEAADAEAARRYLRERRLDGEAARRFRIGWAPGDGDALLRWGARSGWSAELLEAAGLAVRTEDGLRDRFRRRVMFPICDEQGRPIAFSGRILPDDQSPAKYLNSPETPLFQKGRVLYALHFARRRILETRRAVLCEGQIDALRCQLAGIEVAVAAQGTAVTPDHARTLRRYADEVVVMLDADLAGEAAAVRTAKTLLQEDLAVRVAVLPAGEDPDSLIVRAGAEAVTSAIEAAMPVVDFVVRVAAGRGQLRSDAGRRRLLGQLMELVGAIASPAMREQMLLRIAQLLGVTPAAMRDEFDGWRRRHEGRAEPGVSEETEAAPAAPPPDDELQTVEIALHHPECRPLLQTYARPELISHPVLRRVYERVLAAGEGAVEWPPGGEDADFERLVARLEMSDRALALRSPEMRLEAARGCVLQLWRNHLSRRRQELLQQAAVADGTRAEELRREAQVLTLQIRRLREKWERAVAVLELIE is encoded by the coding sequence GTGGCGACGATTTCCCGACAAACGATCGAGCTGATCCGGTCGCGATGCGACATCGTAGACGTGGTCAGCAGTTATCTGCCTTTGCATCGTGCGGGATCTTCGTTCCGGGCGCTGTGCCCGTTCCACAAGGAGAAAACCCCGTCGTTTCACGTGAACCCGGCGCGGCAGATTTATCACTGCTTTGGATGCGGTGCGGGCGGCGACGTGATCCGGTTCGTGATGGAATACGAACGGCTGGATTTTGTCGCTGCGGTGCGGATGCTGGCGGGGCGGGCGGGGGTGCCGATCGAGCTGGACGAGCGTGAGCGGGTGGCGGTCTCCCAGCGCGCGAGGCTGCTGGCGCTGCATGAGGCCGCGACGGCGTTTTTTCAGGCCGCGCTGGCGGAAGCGGCGGACGCGGAAGCGGCCCGCCGATATCTGCGTGAACGCCGCCTCGACGGCGAGGCGGCGCGACGCTTTCGGATCGGCTGGGCGCCGGGCGACGGCGACGCGCTGCTGCGCTGGGGCGCCCGCTCGGGCTGGAGCGCGGAGCTACTGGAGGCCGCCGGCTTGGCGGTGCGGACGGAGGACGGGCTCCGCGACCGGTTCCGCCGGCGCGTGATGTTCCCGATCTGCGACGAGCAGGGCCGGCCGATCGCATTCAGCGGCCGAATCCTGCCCGACGACCAGTCGCCCGCGAAATACCTGAACAGCCCGGAGACGCCGCTGTTTCAGAAGGGACGGGTGCTGTACGCGCTGCACTTCGCGCGCCGGCGAATTCTCGAGACGCGGCGGGCGGTGCTGTGCGAGGGGCAGATTGACGCGTTGCGCTGCCAGCTGGCCGGCATCGAGGTGGCGGTCGCCGCGCAGGGAACCGCGGTGACGCCGGACCACGCGCGCACGCTGCGTCGCTATGCCGATGAGGTCGTTGTGATGCTCGATGCCGATCTGGCGGGGGAGGCGGCGGCGGTGCGCACTGCGAAGACACTGCTGCAGGAGGACCTGGCGGTCCGCGTCGCGGTGCTGCCGGCGGGGGAGGACCCGGATTCCCTGATCGTGCGGGCCGGCGCGGAGGCGGTGACCAGCGCGATCGAGGCGGCGATGCCGGTGGTGGACTTCGTGGTGCGTGTCGCCGCGGGGCGGGGGCAGCTGCGCAGTGACGCAGGACGGCGGCGATTGCTGGGCCAATTGATGGAGCTGGTTGGCGCGATTGCCTCTCCCGCGATGCGCGAGCAGATGTTGCTGCGAATTGCGCAGCTGTTGGGGGTGACGCCGGCGGCGATGCGCGACGAGTTTGACGGATGGCGGCGTCGCCATGAGGGCCGGGCGGAGCCCGGCGTCTCCGAAGAGACCGAGGCGGCTCCCGCCGCCCCGCCGCCCGACGACGAACTGCAAACGGTGGAAATCGCGCTGCACCACCCCGAGTGCCGACCGCTGCTACAGACCTACGCGCGACCGGAACTGATCAGCCACCCAGTGCTGCGGCGGGTGTATGAGCGGGTGCTGGCCGCGGGCGAGGGCGCCGTGGAGTGGCCGCCGGGAGGAGAGGACGCCGACTTCGAGCGGCTCGTTGCCCGGCTGGAGATGTCGGACCGCGCGCTGGCGCTCCGATCTCCGGAAATGAGGCTCGAGGCCGCCAGAGGGTGTGTGTTGCAGCTTTGGCGGAACCATCTCAGCCGGCGCCGCCAGGAGCTGCTGCAGCAGGCAGCCGTCGCGGACGGCACCCGTGCGGAGGAGCTTCGCAGGGAGGCGCAGGTGCTTACGCTGCAGATCCGGCGGCTGCGCGAGAAGTGGGAGCGGGCGGTCGCAGTGCTCGAGCTGATCGAGTGA